The Methylomagnum ishizawai genome has a window encoding:
- a CDS encoding M48 family metallopeptidase: MPRFANVLVLSAFLASLPGCATNPITGRSQAALVSDAQAAQQSAQAYSQLLNQASQQRALDDNPAQLQRVRAIAQPIIAQAIKKRPETGQWRWEIHVLQSDEINAWCMAGGKIAVYTGLLKAIQPTDDELAEVLGHEISHALLSHQAEKLSRVQMQKLGIGLGVMAGAAAGYDVSGLAGMADTLATVGLQLPNSRQAESEADSVGIELAARAGFNPNAAVTLWQKMIQVSGNSGSDWLSTHPNPQSRIAAMQARAQQLMPVYEAARKGKPVK, translated from the coding sequence ATGCCACGTTTCGCCAACGTCCTCGTCCTGTCCGCCTTCCTGGCCAGCCTGCCCGGATGCGCCACCAATCCCATCACGGGCCGTAGCCAGGCCGCCCTGGTCAGCGACGCCCAGGCCGCGCAGCAATCGGCCCAAGCCTATAGCCAGTTGCTGAACCAAGCCAGCCAGCAACGCGCCCTCGACGACAACCCGGCCCAACTCCAACGGGTCCGCGCCATCGCCCAGCCCATCATCGCCCAAGCCATCAAGAAGCGCCCGGAAACCGGCCAATGGCGCTGGGAAATCCACGTCCTCCAAAGCGACGAAATCAACGCCTGGTGCATGGCCGGCGGCAAGATCGCGGTCTATACCGGCTTGCTCAAAGCCATCCAGCCCACCGACGACGAACTGGCCGAAGTGCTGGGCCATGAGATTTCCCATGCCCTGCTCTCGCATCAAGCCGAGAAGCTGTCGCGGGTGCAGATGCAGAAGCTGGGGATCGGACTCGGGGTCATGGCGGGGGCGGCGGCGGGCTACGATGTGAGCGGCCTGGCCGGGATGGCGGACACCCTCGCCACGGTCGGGCTACAACTGCCCAACAGCCGCCAAGCCGAGAGCGAAGCCGATAGCGTCGGCATCGAACTGGCGGCGCGGGCCGGGTTCAATCCCAACGCGGCGGTGACGTTATGGCAGAAGATGATCCAGGTCAGCGGCAATAGCGGCTCGGATTGGCTGAGCACCCATCCCAATCCGCAATCGCGCATCGCCGCCATGCAGGCGCGGGCGCAGCAGTTGATGCCGGTATACGAGGCGGCGCGTAAGGGCAAGCCAGTAAAGTGA
- the acs gene encoding acetate--CoA ligase: MSETLYEIFPDIAAQAHADTAFYRDTYARSIQDPEGFWAEQAGRFATWFEPWNHVSRVDYQTAQIRWFEGGKLNVSYNCLDRHLAERGDQTAIIWEGDDPAMDRKITYRELHAEVCRFANALKAKGVGKGDRVCIYMPMIPEAAVAMLACARIGAVHSIVFGGFSADALRDRILDADCHTVVCADAGRRGGKTVPLKANMDEALRACPNVVTAFVVRNTGAAVDWVEGRDVWYHAAVAAADPECPPETMDAEDTLFILYTSGSTGKPKGVLHTTGGYLVYAAMTHHYVFDYQPGEVYWCTADVGWVTGHSYVVYGPLANGATTLMFEGVPTFPACDRFWQVIDKHQVNIFYTAPTAIRALMAQGDAWVKNTRRESLRVLGSVGEPINPEAWEWYFHVVGEGRCPVMDTWWQTETGGILITPLPGATRLKPGSATLPFFGVVPAIVDNEGKVLEGACEGILTLTQSWPGQARSVFGDHKRFFETYFSAYPGKYFTGDGARRDADGYYWITGRVDDVLNVSGHRMGTAEIESALVLHEKVAEAAVVGYPHDIKGQGIYAYVTLVAGEEPGPALEKELIQLVRKEIGAIATPDIIQWAPALPKTRSGKIMRRILRKVAANELGNLGDISTLADPSVVEDIIEHRANKN, encoded by the coding sequence ATGTCTGAAACCCTTTACGAAATCTTCCCGGATATCGCGGCCCAGGCCCATGCCGACACGGCTTTTTACCGGGACACCTATGCCCGTTCGATCCAAGACCCGGAAGGCTTCTGGGCCGAACAGGCGGGCCGGTTCGCGACGTGGTTCGAGCCCTGGAACCACGTCAGCCGGGTGGATTACCAGACCGCGCAAATCCGCTGGTTCGAGGGCGGCAAGCTCAATGTCAGCTACAACTGCCTGGACCGCCATCTGGCCGAACGCGGCGATCAGACCGCGATCATCTGGGAAGGCGACGATCCGGCGATGGACCGCAAGATCACTTATCGCGAATTGCACGCGGAAGTTTGCCGTTTCGCCAACGCGCTCAAGGCCAAGGGCGTGGGCAAGGGCGACCGGGTGTGCATCTATATGCCGATGATTCCCGAGGCGGCGGTGGCGATGCTGGCCTGCGCCCGGATCGGCGCGGTGCATTCCATCGTGTTCGGCGGGTTTTCTGCCGACGCCTTGCGCGACCGCATCCTCGACGCCGATTGCCATACCGTGGTTTGCGCCGACGCGGGACGGCGCGGCGGCAAGACCGTGCCCTTGAAGGCGAATATGGACGAGGCTTTGCGCGCCTGCCCCAATGTCGTCACGGCTTTCGTGGTGCGCAATACCGGCGCGGCGGTGGACTGGGTGGAAGGGCGGGATGTGTGGTATCACGCGGCGGTGGCGGCGGCGGACCCCGAATGCCCGCCGGAAACCATGGATGCCGAGGACACCCTGTTCATCCTCTATACCTCCGGTTCCACCGGCAAGCCCAAGGGGGTGTTGCACACCACCGGCGGTTATCTGGTCTACGCCGCCATGACCCACCATTATGTGTTCGACTACCAACCGGGCGAGGTGTATTGGTGTACCGCCGATGTGGGCTGGGTGACGGGGCATTCCTATGTGGTCTATGGGCCGCTCGCCAACGGGGCCACGACCCTGATGTTCGAGGGCGTGCCGACCTTCCCGGCTTGCGACCGTTTTTGGCAGGTGATCGACAAGCACCAGGTCAATATCTTCTACACCGCGCCCACCGCCATCCGCGCCTTGATGGCCCAGGGCGACGCCTGGGTTAAAAACACCCGCCGGGAAAGCCTGCGCGTCCTGGGTTCGGTCGGCGAGCCGATCAACCCGGAAGCCTGGGAATGGTATTTCCATGTGGTCGGCGAGGGCCGCTGCCCGGTGATGGACACGTGGTGGCAGACCGAAACCGGCGGCATCCTCATCACCCCGCTGCCCGGCGCGACCCGGCTCAAACCGGGTTCCGCGACCCTGCCATTCTTCGGCGTCGTCCCCGCCATCGTGGACAACGAGGGCAAGGTGCTGGAAGGGGCGTGCGAGGGCATCCTGACCCTCACCCAATCCTGGCCGGGACAGGCTCGCTCGGTGTTCGGCGACCATAAGCGTTTCTTCGAGACCTATTTCTCGGCCTATCCGGGCAAATATTTCACCGGCGATGGCGCCCGCCGCGACGCGGACGGGTATTATTGGATCACCGGACGGGTGGACGATGTGTTGAACGTGTCCGGCCACCGCATGGGCACCGCCGAGATCGAAAGCGCCTTGGTGCTGCACGAGAAGGTGGCGGAAGCGGCGGTGGTGGGTTATCCGCACGACATCAAGGGCCAGGGCATTTATGCCTACGTGACCCTGGTGGCGGGCGAGGAACCCGGCCCCGCGCTGGAAAAGGAATTGATCCAACTGGTACGCAAGGAAATCGGGGCCATCGCCACCCCGGATATCATCCAATGGGCGCCGGCCCTGCCGAAAACCCGTTCGGGGAAGATCATGCGGCGCATCCTGCGCAAGGTCGCCGCCAACGAACTGGGCAACCTGGGCGATATTTCCACCCTGGCGGACCCTTCCGTGGTCGAGGATATCATCGAACACCGGGCCAATAAGAACTAA
- the glnK gene encoding P-II family nitrogen regulator, with translation MKLITAIIKPFKLDDVREALSDIGITGITVTEVKGFGRQKGHTELYRGAEYVVDFLPKVKVEVAVTDGLLDQAVDCIIKAANTGKIGDGKIFVYSLDQAIRIRTGETGEQAV, from the coding sequence ATGAAATTGATCACCGCCATCATCAAGCCGTTCAAATTGGACGATGTCCGGGAAGCCCTGTCGGATATCGGCATCACCGGCATCACCGTGACCGAAGTCAAGGGTTTCGGTCGCCAGAAGGGCCACACCGAGCTTTACCGCGGCGCGGAGTATGTGGTCGATTTCCTGCCCAAGGTCAAGGTCGAGGTGGCCGTCACCGATGGCCTGCTCGACCAGGCGGTCGATTGCATCATCAAGGCCGCCAATACCGGCAAGATCGGCGATGGCAAGATTTTCGTGTACAGCCTGGACCAGGCCATCCGCATCCGCACGGGTGAGACGGGCGAGCAGGCGGTTTGA
- the pqqE gene encoding pyrroloquinoline quinone biosynthesis protein PqqE, whose translation MAGSEQYPSGNPRWLLAELTYACPLQCPYCSNPIDYAKITDELSTEDWMRVFKEARAMGAVQLGLSGGEPLVRKDLPALVKYARELGYYTNLITSGYGMTEAKIVELKEAGLDHIQVSIQAPEKELNNFIAGTESYEQKKQVAHLVKKHGYPMVLCVVIHRQNIHLMTEILEMAIELGADYLELANTQYYGWAHLNRDQLLPTKAQFEQAEAIAQGYKEKLKGKMKIYYVVPDFYEQRPKACMNGWGTTFLTIAPDGTALPCHEARILPGLNCPNVRDMSVSDIWLKSEAFNQFRGFGWMKEPCRSCPEKVKDFGGCRCQAYLLTGDPNATDPVCGLSPDRAAIAEAIEGARKDYEGGGPKPLVFRNGRTSKALSG comes from the coding sequence ATGGCTGGATCAGAGCAATACCCTAGCGGCAATCCGCGTTGGCTCCTCGCCGAGCTGACCTATGCCTGCCCCTTGCAGTGTCCCTACTGCTCGAACCCCATCGACTACGCCAAGATCACCGACGAACTCTCGACGGAAGACTGGATGCGGGTGTTCAAGGAAGCACGCGCCATGGGCGCGGTGCAACTGGGGCTGTCGGGCGGGGAACCCTTGGTGCGGAAGGATTTGCCGGCCTTGGTGAAATATGCGCGGGAGTTGGGCTATTACACCAACCTCATCACTTCCGGCTACGGGATGACCGAGGCCAAGATCGTGGAACTCAAGGAAGCCGGGTTGGACCATATCCAAGTCAGCATCCAAGCGCCCGAGAAGGAACTCAACAACTTCATCGCCGGCACCGAATCCTACGAGCAAAAGAAGCAGGTCGCCCATCTGGTGAAAAAGCACGGCTATCCCATGGTGCTGTGCGTGGTGATCCATCGCCAGAACATCCACCTGATGACCGAAATCCTGGAGATGGCGATAGAACTGGGCGCGGATTACCTGGAACTCGCCAACACCCAGTATTACGGCTGGGCGCATTTGAACCGGGATCAGTTGTTGCCGACCAAAGCGCAATTCGAGCAAGCCGAAGCCATCGCGCAGGGCTACAAGGAAAAGCTCAAGGGCAAGATGAAGATTTATTACGTGGTGCCGGATTTCTACGAGCAGCGCCCCAAAGCCTGCATGAACGGTTGGGGCACCACTTTCCTGACCATCGCCCCGGACGGCACCGCCCTGCCCTGCCACGAAGCGCGCATCCTGCCGGGACTCAACTGCCCCAATGTGCGCGATATGAGCGTCAGCGACATTTGGCTGAAGTCGGAAGCCTTCAACCAATTCCGGGGCTTCGGCTGGATGAAGGAGCCGTGCCGCTCCTGCCCAGAGAAGGTCAAGGATTTCGGCGGCTGCCGCTGCCAAGCCTATCTGCTGACCGGCGATCCCAACGCCACCGACCCGGTGTGCGGCTTGTCGCCGGATCGCGCGGCCATCGCCGAAGCCATCGAGGGGGCGCGGAAGGATTACGAGGGCGGCGGGCCGAAGCCCTTGGTGTTCAGGAATGGGCGGACTTCGAAGGCGTTGAGTGGCTGA
- the pqqD gene encoding pyrroloquinoline quinone biosynthesis peptide chaperone PqqD: MDEQARFAFSPLHRLQWEEAQQKYVILYPEGMVELNVPAAEILKLCDGSRNLDAIVTELEQKFEASGIRNDVAGLLHSALENGWIRAIP, encoded by the coding sequence ATGGACGAGCAAGCCCGGTTCGCCTTCTCCCCGCTGCACCGTTTGCAGTGGGAAGAAGCGCAGCAAAAATACGTGATCCTCTACCCGGAAGGCATGGTGGAATTGAACGTTCCCGCCGCCGAAATCCTCAAACTCTGCGATGGCAGCCGCAATTTGGACGCCATCGTGACCGAACTGGAACAGAAATTCGAGGCCAGCGGCATCAGGAACGATGTCGCCGGACTCCTGCACTCGGCATTGGAAAATGGCTGGATCAGAGCAATACCCTAG
- the pqqC gene encoding pyrroloquinoline-quinone synthase PqqC yields the protein MSEQTPWSREEFEARLRAKEIYYHINHPYHIAMAEGKLSKEQIQGWVANRFYYQIKIPVKDANIMALCPDRDTRRKWIQRIHDHDGWDGDAGGIEAWTRLGEAVGIAREDLWSLKSVLPGVKFAVDAYVNFARNATWQEGACSSLTEMFAPTIHKQRLSGWPDLYPWIEPEGLAYFRKRVSQASRDVEHGLELTLEYFTTRAQQERALEILQFKLDILWTMLDAMWLAYIDQKPPYFNIKT from the coding sequence ATGAGCGAGCAAACCCCCTGGAGCCGGGAAGAATTCGAGGCGCGGCTCCGCGCCAAGGAAATCTATTACCACATCAACCACCCCTACCATATCGCCATGGCCGAGGGGAAACTGAGCAAGGAACAGATACAGGGTTGGGTGGCGAACCGCTTCTATTACCAGATCAAGATTCCGGTGAAGGACGCCAACATCATGGCGCTCTGCCCCGACCGCGACACCCGCCGCAAGTGGATCCAACGCATCCACGACCACGACGGCTGGGACGGGGATGCGGGCGGCATCGAAGCCTGGACCCGGCTGGGCGAGGCGGTCGGCATCGCCCGCGAAGACTTGTGGTCGCTCAAATCCGTGCTGCCGGGCGTGAAATTCGCCGTGGACGCCTATGTCAATTTCGCCCGCAACGCCACTTGGCAGGAAGGCGCGTGTTCCTCGCTGACCGAGATGTTCGCGCCCACCATCCACAAGCAGCGGCTGTCGGGCTGGCCCGACCTCTATCCCTGGATCGAGCCGGAAGGCTTGGCCTATTTCCGCAAGCGCGTCAGCCAAGCCAGCCGCGACGTGGAACACGGCCTGGAACTGACCCTGGAGTACTTCACCACCCGCGCCCAGCAGGAACGCGCCCTGGAAATCCTCCAGTTCAAGCTGGACATCCTGTGGACCATGCTGGATGCCATGTGGCTGGCCTATATCGACCAGAAACCCCCCTACTTCAACATCAAGACCTGA
- the pqqB gene encoding pyrroloquinoline quinone biosynthesis protein PqqB, which yields MKIRVLGAGAGGGFPQWNCNCHNCARVRAGTLNGPPRTQSSIAVGVDGTAWVLFNASPDIRTQLEHFPGAWPKHGLRDSGIQAIILIDSQIDHTTGLLMLRESTKPLEIYCSEPVKQDLSTGFPVFKMLEHYCKVNHHPVPLDGGGFAIPGFEDLRFHTHALKSKAPPYSPHRHDPHDGDNIGVIVEQVSTGKKLYYAPGLGEIEPHVAAALQQADCVLVDGTFWQHDEMARAGICEKLALEMGHLPQSGPGGMMETLADIPAARKILIHINNTNPILDQDSPERSALAQAGIEVAYDGLAIEL from the coding sequence ATGAAAATCCGAGTCTTGGGCGCGGGTGCCGGTGGCGGCTTCCCGCAATGGAACTGCAACTGCCACAACTGCGCCAGGGTCCGCGCCGGGACGTTGAACGGCCCGCCCCGCACCCAATCCTCCATCGCGGTCGGCGTCGATGGCACGGCCTGGGTGCTGTTCAACGCCTCGCCCGACATCCGCACCCAACTGGAACACTTCCCCGGTGCCTGGCCCAAGCACGGCCTCCGCGACAGCGGCATCCAAGCCATCATCTTGATCGACAGCCAGATCGACCATACCACCGGCTTATTGATGCTGCGGGAATCGACGAAACCCCTCGAAATCTATTGCAGCGAGCCGGTCAAACAGGATTTATCCACCGGCTTCCCGGTGTTCAAGATGCTGGAACACTACTGCAAGGTGAACCACCATCCCGTGCCCCTGGACGGCGGCGGGTTCGCCATTCCGGGCTTCGAGGACTTGCGCTTCCACACCCACGCCCTCAAGAGCAAAGCCCCGCCCTATTCCCCGCACCGCCACGACCCGCACGACGGCGACAATATCGGCGTCATCGTCGAGCAGGTCTCGACCGGCAAAAAGCTGTATTACGCCCCGGGCTTGGGCGAGATCGAACCGCATGTGGCAGCGGCTTTGCAACAGGCCGATTGCGTGCTGGTGGACGGCACCTTCTGGCAGCACGACGAAATGGCCCGCGCCGGGATTTGCGAAAAGCTGGCCCTGGAAATGGGCCACCTGCCGCAATCGGGACCGGGCGGCATGATGGAAACCCTGGCCGATATTCCCGCCGCCCGGAAAATTCTGATCCATATCAACAATACCAATCCGATCCTGGACCAAGATTCGCCCGAGCGTAGCGCCCTGGCCCAGGCCGGGATCGAGGTCGCCTACGACGGTTTGGCAATCGAGCTTTGA
- the pqqA gene encoding pyrroloquinoline quinone precursor peptide PqqA has protein sequence MKWETPSYVDMRFGFEVTMYIYNR, from the coding sequence ATGAAATGGGAAACACCGAGCTACGTTGACATGCGCTTCGGCTTCGAAGTCACCATGTACATCTACAACCGCTAA
- a CDS encoding L,D-transpeptidase family protein codes for MIQAKPNRLFPAFCLALLMAAHSGHAAPPAAKTPPSPLARPLATLLAAEPGTDTNLVALYRAKGFKPFWIAGGEPSARAKVLRHFLDDAGGEGLRPEDYGTEAIGRLWLKSDPDSLARLELLLTQGYLRYAADVGRGRDAARRLEEQAQATPSAAPRKGLETPGLAPFLEHLAPQHPEYAALKQALKDYRALAQQGGWPTIPSGPTLQPGMSDPRIPSIRQRLALTDAAEPGHGKTYDEALAAAVKRFQKRHALPPQGVIGPETLAALNVPVEQRIRQIIVNLERWRWLSADRAGRQIWVNIPSFTLWGLQDGAVEITMPVVVGKLDQPTPAFDERLEYLEFNPDWHVPHDIAINEYLPELRKNPASLKPKHIRFFSGGARDAPEIDPRGIDWNLMTPATMERYVLRQDPGPWNALGTVKFMFPNKYNVYLHDTSEPRFFARSRRTYSHGCVRVGQPYELAAWVLAKENPPWTLERVQATIASGEHTSVALAKAMPVHLIYRTAWVEGDGVHFAPDIYNRDGALERVLFGG; via the coding sequence ATGATCCAAGCCAAGCCCAACCGCCTCTTTCCCGCCTTCTGCCTCGCCTTGCTGATGGCGGCGCATTCCGGCCACGCCGCCCCGCCCGCCGCCAAAACCCCACCTTCCCCGCTCGCCCGCCCGCTCGCAACCCTCCTGGCGGCCGAACCCGGCACGGATACCAATCTCGTGGCGCTCTACCGCGCCAAGGGTTTCAAGCCGTTCTGGATCGCGGGCGGCGAGCCTTCGGCACGGGCCAAGGTCTTGCGCCACTTCCTGGACGACGCGGGCGGGGAAGGTCTGCGCCCCGAGGATTACGGGACCGAGGCCATCGGGCGGCTCTGGCTGAAATCCGACCCCGACAGCCTGGCCCGGCTGGAACTCTTGCTGACCCAAGGCTATTTGCGCTACGCCGCCGACGTGGGCCGGGGCCGGGACGCGGCCCGCCGCCTCGAAGAACAAGCCCAGGCCACCCCATCCGCCGCCCCGCGCAAAGGCTTGGAAACCCCCGGCCTCGCCCCTTTCCTCGAACACCTCGCGCCGCAACACCCCGAATACGCCGCCCTCAAACAAGCCCTCAAGGACTACCGCGCCCTGGCCCAGCAAGGCGGCTGGCCGACCATCCCCTCCGGCCCCACGTTGCAACCGGGCATGAGCGACCCGCGCATCCCCTCGATCCGCCAGCGCCTCGCCCTCACCGACGCCGCCGAACCCGGCCACGGCAAGACCTACGACGAAGCGCTGGCCGCCGCCGTCAAGCGCTTCCAAAAGCGCCACGCCCTGCCCCCGCAAGGCGTCATCGGCCCGGAAACCCTCGCCGCCCTCAACGTACCGGTGGAGCAGCGCATCCGCCAAATCATCGTCAACCTGGAACGCTGGCGCTGGCTGTCCGCCGACCGCGCCGGACGGCAAATCTGGGTCAACATTCCCAGCTTCACCCTGTGGGGTCTGCAAGACGGCGCGGTGGAAATCACCATGCCGGTGGTGGTGGGCAAGCTCGACCAACCGACCCCGGCCTTCGACGAGCGCCTGGAATACCTGGAATTCAACCCGGACTGGCATGTGCCCCACGACATCGCCATCAACGAATACCTGCCAGAATTGCGCAAGAACCCGGCCAGCCTCAAACCCAAGCACATCCGCTTCTTCTCCGGCGGGGCCAGGGACGCCCCCGAGATCGACCCCCGCGGCATCGATTGGAACCTGATGACCCCGGCGACGATGGAGCGCTACGTGCTGCGCCAAGACCCCGGTCCCTGGAACGCCCTGGGCACGGTGAAATTCATGTTCCCCAACAAGTACAACGTCTACCTGCACGACACCTCGGAGCCGCGCTTCTTCGCCAGGAGCCGCCGCACCTATAGCCACGGCTGCGTGCGGGTGGGCCAGCCCTACGAATTGGCGGCCTGGGTGTTGGCGAAGGAAAATCCGCCCTGGACCCTGGAGCGGGTCCAGGCCACCATCGCCAGCGGCGAACACACCAGCGTGGCGCTGGCCAAGGCCATGCCGGTGCATTTGATCTACCGCACGGCCTGGGTCGAGGGGGATGGGGTGCATTTCGCGCCGGATATTTACAACCGGGATGGGGCGTTGGAGCGGGTGTTGTTTGGTGGGTGA
- a CDS encoding efflux transporter outer membrane subunit, whose product MKHHNSRKLILPTLLAVQLAGCMVGPDYQKPKTDPGPAFANAQQPEFQTQGIEGAWWKQFKDPRLVKLIELAVLNNRDLKAAEANLRQARALFLDAGLDLFPHITTHANYTDQHRSFDSLNRRNFVPRDLKLYNTGFDAAWEIDIFGRIRRNVEAQEANIEAAEADRRALLISVVSEVARNYFELRGHQNQLYVARKNAENQTHTVELTQERLDAGVGTSLDTARAKAQLNTTLATIPPIDSLIHQDVHRIGVLTGQLPAALADDLLKPEPIPPLPDLVQIGKPAELLRRRPDIRAAERQLASATASIGVTTADLFPRVSFNGTFALEAQSFTGLGASGSGAYSFGPRITWAALNLGQVYARIRAADATAEASLAQYEQTVLGALEETENALVNYNRVRERQVLLTSAAAESLEAYRLAHLRFDDGVENFLTVLDTEKRLLEDQRDLAQSQTATATTLVALYKALGGGWEEFGIPAADLPEAERLFTP is encoded by the coding sequence ATGAAGCACCACAACTCCCGCAAACTCATCCTGCCCACCCTGCTGGCGGTTCAATTGGCGGGCTGCATGGTCGGCCCCGACTACCAAAAACCCAAGACCGACCCCGGTCCCGCATTCGCCAACGCCCAACAGCCCGAGTTCCAAACCCAGGGCATCGAAGGGGCGTGGTGGAAGCAATTCAAAGACCCGCGCCTGGTCAAGCTGATCGAACTCGCGGTCCTCAACAACCGCGACCTCAAAGCCGCCGAGGCCAACCTGCGGCAGGCGCGGGCGTTATTCCTGGATGCCGGGCTGGACCTGTTCCCCCACATCACCACCCACGCCAACTACACCGACCAGCACCGCAGCTTCGATTCATTGAACCGGCGCAACTTCGTCCCCCGCGACTTGAAGCTGTACAACACCGGCTTCGACGCCGCCTGGGAAATCGATATCTTTGGCCGCATCCGCCGCAACGTCGAGGCGCAGGAGGCCAATATCGAAGCCGCCGAGGCCGACCGCCGGGCGCTGCTCATCAGCGTGGTGTCTGAGGTGGCCCGCAATTATTTCGAGTTGCGCGGCCATCAAAACCAGCTCTACGTCGCCCGCAAGAACGCCGAGAACCAAACCCACACCGTGGAACTGACCCAGGAACGGCTGGACGCCGGCGTCGGCACCAGCCTCGACACCGCCCGCGCCAAGGCCCAGCTCAACACCACCCTGGCGACCATCCCGCCCATCGATAGCCTGATCCATCAGGATGTACACCGCATCGGCGTGCTGACCGGGCAATTGCCCGCCGCCCTGGCCGACGATTTGCTGAAACCCGAGCCGATCCCGCCGCTCCCCGACCTGGTGCAAATCGGCAAGCCCGCCGAGCTCTTGCGCCGCCGCCCGGATATCCGCGCCGCCGAGCGCCAACTGGCCTCGGCCACCGCCAGCATCGGCGTCACCACCGCCGATTTGTTCCCCAGGGTCAGCTTCAACGGCACCTTCGCGCTGGAAGCGCAATCCTTCACCGGGCTGGGCGCTTCCGGTTCCGGGGCCTATTCCTTCGGCCCGCGCATCACCTGGGCCGCGCTCAACCTAGGGCAGGTGTACGCCCGCATCCGCGCCGCCGACGCCACCGCCGAAGCGTCCCTGGCCCAGTACGAACAAACGGTGCTGGGCGCCCTGGAGGAAACCGAAAACGCCCTGGTGAACTACAACCGGGTGCGCGAACGCCAAGTCCTGTTGACCTCGGCGGCGGCGGAAAGCCTGGAAGCCTACCGGCTGGCGCATCTGCGCTTCGACGACGGCGTGGAGAACTTCCTCACCGTGCTGGATACCGAGAAGCGCCTGCTGGAAGACCAGCGCGACCTGGCGCAAAGCCAGACCGCGACGGCGACCACCTTGGTGGCTTTGTACAAGGCTTTGGGTGGGGGCTGGGAAGAGTTCGGGATACCGGCGGCGGATTTGCCCGAGGCGGAGCGGCTGTTCACGCCTTGA